In Novosphingobium kaempferiae, the DNA window TCTGAGGTGAGAACATAAAAGGAACAAATCCGAGTCAGCGAAGTCACCATGCAACCCGTTTCCTCCCTTGTGCATCCAAGCATTGATGCCCTGCGCGCCTTGGCGACGCCGATTAACGATCATCGGGTCATGCCTTTCGGTGTCGAGACATTGGATACCCGACTAAGCTCTGGTGGTCTGCGCGCCGGGGCCCTGCACGAGGCAACTGCGCTGAGCTGCTCGCTGGTCGATGACGCAGCCGCGACGCTGTTCCTTGCCGGTATCGCCGCCCGTGAAGCCCACACCGCTGCGGCGCCGGTGCTGTGGGTCAGCTGCCGCAACGATCTCTACGCACCCGGCCTGGAGCAGGCAGGGTTAGTCTCCGCCGACGTAATTCATGCGCAGCCGCGCGACGATGCAGCATTGCTCGCCGTCGTCGAAGATGCGGTGCGCGATGGAACGCCTGCTGCCGTGGTGGCCGAGGCCAGCAAGGTCTCGATGGTCGCTACCCGTCGCCTGCAGCTCGCAGCAGCCGAGGCCGACATTCCGGTACTCCTACTCCGCCGTCACCGCAGCCGGGATCGTGACCCGCTTGCCGAGACTTCCGCAGCTTGGACCCGCTGGCGCATTTCCAGTGCGCCATCAGAACGGCTCGGCGTCGCCGGCGTTGGGCGCCCGCGCTGGTTGATCGAACTTGCGCGTCAGCGCGGCGGCGAAGGCTTTTCCCTGATCGTGGAGGGATGCGATGCGACGGGTCGTCTCGCTGTTCCTGCCGTTCCTCGCCATCGAACGGCTGAGACGGCAGGATCGGTTCGCCGCGCCGCGGCCTGAGCCGCGCGCACTCCAGCTTCCCGTCGATGATAACCCCGGTGCCTGCTCGGTTCCTCGCGGGGGTGGGTGGCGGCCGGGTGCGCGCTGGGCGCGCGAGCGGCAGATTGCAGAAGGGCAGGGGGCCGTCAGGGGCAAGGACCGCACACGCCGGGATGTCGAGCGCGAGATCGCGGCGTTGCCGTTGCATGCCAAGCCGCCGATGCGCGAACTGGGGCGACGCTCCGAATCGGCAGAGCATCCGTTCAAGCGGATGGCCTCGTCAGCAGTGTCGGAACAGTTGCACGACGCGCCGCAGGCCGCGGCCGCTCCGCTGGCGCTCATCGGCAAGGTCGGCCGCCGCGACGAGATCGTTTCGGCCTGTCCGGCGGCGAGAGCATTGGGCATCCATGTCCGCATGGCGGCAACCCATGCCCGCGCGCTCGTTTCCGATCTCGACTTCCGCCCTGCAGAGCCCGAGGCCGACGCAGCGCTGCTCGATCGCCTCGCCCTGTTCGGCATTCGCCGCTGGTCGCCGATCGTCGCGGTCTCGCCGCCGGACGGGATCTGGCTGGACCTGACCGGCGCCGCGCACCTGCATGGCGGAGAGGAACACTTCTGCCAGCGGCTGCGGGCCTTCTGCCGCCGCGCCGGTTTCACGGCGCGCATCGCGATCGCCGAAACGCCGGGCGCGGCGCATGCGCTGGCCCGCTACGGCCGCGATGACATTGCCATCATTCCGCACGGCGGCGTGCTGAAGGCGCTGTCGCCGCTTCCGGTCGCCGCGCTGCGTCTCGAAAGCGGCGCACTGGCCGCTGCGCGCAAGTTCGGCTTCGAGACGATCGCCGACCTGCTGCCTGTCGCGCGCGGTCCGCTGGCGAGGAGACTGGGGCTCGCCACCATCGACCGGCTCGACCAGGCGCTGGGAGGCAAGGCCGAACCGATCACCCCGCGTGAGGGCGTGGTTATCCCTGCGGTCGAGCGTCGGCTGCTCGAGCCGATCGGCGCGGCCGAAGCGATCGCGCAAGTCATGCACGACCTGCTGAAGGACTTGGCCGAGGTGCTTCAGCGCCAGGGGCTGGGTGCGCGCTCGCTGCGCCTGATTGCTTTACGCATCGATGGCGGTGAGCAGGTGGTGGCTATCGGCACCTCTCGGCCCACCCGCGAAGTGCCGCACCTGCTGCGCCTGCTGAAGCTCAGAATCGAGCGTATCGATCCCGGCATGGGCCTCGAACAGTTCCGGCTTCTGGCGCCGCATACCGAACCGCTCGATGCCGAGAACCTGGGGGCAATCCTCGCTGGGGAAAGTACGGTGCGCGATCCTGCGCGCCTGGTCGATGTCGTGGCCGGCAGAATCGGACCGGACGCGGTGTTCCGCATCGCACCCGTCGAAAGCCATGTGCCGGAACGTGCCGTGAGGCCGACCAGCCCGATCGCGACAGCCGGCTCCTGGCCCGCCTGGCAGCGCCCGGTGCGCCTTTTCGCCCCGCCCGAGCCCTTGTCGCGCGTGATCGCGCTGTTGCCCGATCAACCGCCCAAGCGGTTCGAATGGCGCGGCCGGTCCTACAACGTCGTGGCCGGCGACGGTCCCGAGCGCATCCATGGCGAATGGTGGCGGCGGAATGCCGAAGTCTGGGCCGTGCGCGACTACTACCGGGTCGAGGACGAGGAAGGCGGGCGCTACTGGGTGTTCCGCCGCGGTGATGGCGTCGCCGGCGAGACCGGCGATCTCTCGTGGTGGATGCACGGGGTTTTTGCATGACCGCCTACGTCGAACTCCAGGTGCTCACGCATTTCTCGTTCCTCCGCGGGGCGTCGAGCCCGGACGAGCTGTTCTCGGTTGCGGCGAAGCTGGGCTATCCCGCTATCGGCATCGCCGACCTTGGCAGTGTCGCCGGCGTCGTGCGCGCCTGGGAGGCCGAGAAGGCCACGGGCGTGCGGCTCATCGCCGGAACCCGGGTCGATCTGTCCTGTGGAAGGCGCCTGCTGCTTTATCCGACTGACAGGCCGGCCTGGTCGCGGATCACGCGCCTCCTTACCATCGGTAAGCGTCGGGCAGGGAAGGGGGCTTGCCTCTTGCACTGGCACGAACTCGAAGCCTGGTCCGAAGGCGTCATCGCCATTCTGCTGCCGCAGGAGGCCGACGCCGAGAATGCTGCGGCGCTGGCCGATCTGCGTGCCGTCTATGGACGACGCGCGCACATGGCGCTGTTCCAGCGCCGCCGGCCCGACGACGCAGTGCGGATTGATGCGCTGGCACGGCAGGCGAGAGAGGCCGGCGTACGCGCGGTCGTCACCGGCGACGTGCTTTACCATGCGCCCGATGCCCGGTTGCTGCAGGATGTGGTGACCGCCATCCGGCACAATTGCCGGGTCGATGACCTTGGTTATCGCCGCGAGGTCAACGCCGATCGCGCGCTCAAGTCCGCAGGGGAGATGCAGCGGCGCTTCGCCGCCTATCCCGATGCCCTGCGCGCCAGCGTCGATATCGCCGAGGCTTGCACCTTTTCGCTCAGCGATCTCACCTACCACTACCCGCAGGAGAAGGTGATCGAGGGGCTGACCGCGCAGCAGGCGCTGGAGGCAATGGCGCAAGAGGCGCTCTACGCCATGTTCGAGGGTAATCCGCCGCAGGACTACCGCGACCAGATCGCGCATGAGCTGAAACTCATCGCCGAGCTGAACTACGCGCCCTACTTCCTGACCGTCCATTCGATCGTCGCCGAGGCGCGGCGACGGGGCATCCTGTGCCAGGGGCGTGGATCGGCAGCGAACTCCTGCGTCTGCTTCGTGCTCGGCGTCACCTCGATCGATCCGATCAAGCACGAGCTGCTGTTCGAGCGCTTTGTCTCGGGCGAGCGGCGCGAGCCGCCTGACATCGACGTCGATTTCGAGCACGAACGGCGCGAGGAGATCATCCAGTGGATTTTCGAGACCTACGGGCGCGACCGGGCGGCACTGACGGCGGTCATCACCCGCTTTCGCGCGCGCGGCGCGGTGCGCGATGTCGGTAAGGCCATGGGCCTGCCCGAAGATTTGACCTCTTCGCTGGCAGGATTGGTCTGGGGCTGGTCAGCCGAAGGCGTGGGCGAGAAGCAGGCCGAGGAACTCAATCTCGACATGTCCGACCGGCGTCTGCGCCTGACGCTCGATCTTGCCCGTCAGCTGATCGGCGTACCGCGCCAGTCGAGCCAGCATCCCGGCGGCTTCGTATTGACCCACGATCGGCTCGATGACCTCGTCCCGATCGAGCCCGCCGCCATGGCCGATCGTCAGATCATCGAATGGGACAAGGACGACATCGATGCCCTGAAGATGATGAAGGTCGATGTGCTGGGGCTTGGCATGCTGGGCTGCATGAACCGGGCCTTCACGATGCTGGAGGAGAGCAAGGGGGTGAAGGTGGGTCTTGCCGACCTCCAGAGCGACGACCCCGATGTCTACGCCATGATCCAGAAGGCCGACACACTCGGCACCTTCCAGATCGAGAGCCGGGCGCAGATGTCGATGCTGCCGCGCATGAAGCCGCGCCGGTTCTACGACCTGGTGATCCAGGTCGCGATCGTGCGTCCCGGCCCGATCCAGGGCGACATGGTCCATCCCTACCTGCGCCGCCGCGAGGGGCTGGAGAAGCCGGAGTATCCGCGGCCCGAATTGCGCGCGGTCCTCGAAAAGACGCTGGGCGTGCCGCTCTTCCAGGAGCAGGCGATGAAAGTTGCCATCGTCGGCGCGGGTTTCACAGCTGTTGAGGCTGACCAGCTGCGCCGCGCGATGGCGACCTTCAAGATGACCGGCGGGGTCTCGCATTTTTCCGAAAAGCTGATCGAGGGCATGGTCGGGCGCGGCTATCCGCGCGACTTCGCCGAGCGCACCTTCCGCCAGCTCGAAGGCTTCGGCTCCTATGGCTTCCCGGAAAGCCATGCGGCGAGTTTTGCCAAGATCTCCTATGCCTCGAGCTGGATGAAGCATCATCATCCCGACGTTTTCTGCGCCGCGCTGATGAATGCACAGCCGATGGGCTTCTATGCGCCGGCCCAGATTGTCGGCGACGCGCGCCAGCACGGGGTTGAGGTCCGGCCCGTCTGCATCAATGCGAGCCGTTGGGATTGCTCGCTTGAGCCGACACGAAGCCGATATCATGCGGTGCGGCTGGGCTTGCGGCAGGTGCGCGGGCTTTCCAATGCTGATGGCGCAAGCATCGTGAGTGCAAGAGGCGGTGTCCCGTTTGCGTCCGTCGAGGACGCCTGGCGCCGCTCGGGTGTGCCGCGCGCCGCGATAGAGAAGCTGGCGGACGCCGATGCCTTTCGCGCCTTCGGATCCGACCGGAGGAAGGGGCTATGGAAGGTGCGGGGCCTTGGCGAAGCGCCCTTGCCGCTTTTTGCTGCGGCGGATCGTGCAGCAAAAGTGATCAGCGCGGAAGGGATCGAACCCGACGTTGCCCTGCGCCCACTGACCGATGGCCGCGAGGTGATCGAGGATTATCGTTCGCTCCAGCTGTCGCTGCGCGCCCATCCGCTCACGTTCGTGCGCGAGGACCTCGCCCGGCGCGGGGTTACGCGCTGCGCCGACCTTGCGAACATCCGCGATGGCCGCAAGGTCGAGGTCGCCGGGATCATCTTGGTCCGTCAGAAGCCGGGCTCGGCCAAGGGCGTGCTCTTCATCACCATCGAGGACGAGACCGGTATCGCTAACGGGATCCTCTGGCCCGATCGTTTCGAAGCCCAGCGCCGCACCGTGATGTCCGCCTCGATGGTGGGGCTCAAGGGACGGGTGCAGAAGGAGGGCGAGGTGATCCATGTCATCTGCGACCGGATCATCGATCATGGCGATCTGCTGCATAAGGTTGGCGAGATGGCCTTCCCGTACCAGACGGGCAGGGGGGACGGGGCGCGGCATGCCGGCGCGCCGGATCGCGGGGACATTGTTCGACCAGAGGTGGGCTGGAGCCCCAAGCCCTACAACAGCTACTGGCCGCCTCATGCCGATGGCCGCGATCCCGAAGACGTCGTGCGCTTCAAGTCGCATGATTTTCACTGAGATGGGCGCAAGCCTGCCGAAACATCAGCGCATCGTCATTGCGCTTTCCGTGCATATCCTGCGCAGCGGCGTAACCCGCTGCGGCGAAGCGCGGGTCGA includes these proteins:
- a CDS encoding DNA polymerase Y family protein; translated protein: MRRVVSLFLPFLAIERLRRQDRFAAPRPEPRALQLPVDDNPGACSVPRGGGWRPGARWARERQIAEGQGAVRGKDRTRRDVEREIAALPLHAKPPMRELGRRSESAEHPFKRMASSAVSEQLHDAPQAAAAPLALIGKVGRRDEIVSACPAARALGIHVRMAATHARALVSDLDFRPAEPEADAALLDRLALFGIRRWSPIVAVSPPDGIWLDLTGAAHLHGGEEHFCQRLRAFCRRAGFTARIAIAETPGAAHALARYGRDDIAIIPHGGVLKALSPLPVAALRLESGALAAARKFGFETIADLLPVARGPLARRLGLATIDRLDQALGGKAEPITPREGVVIPAVERRLLEPIGAAEAIAQVMHDLLKDLAEVLQRQGLGARSLRLIALRIDGGEQVVAIGTSRPTREVPHLLRLLKLRIERIDPGMGLEQFRLLAPHTEPLDAENLGAILAGESTVRDPARLVDVVAGRIGPDAVFRIAPVESHVPERAVRPTSPIATAGSWPAWQRPVRLFAPPEPLSRVIALLPDQPPKRFEWRGRSYNVVAGDGPERIHGEWWRRNAEVWAVRDYYRVEDEEGGRYWVFRRGDGVAGETGDLSWWMHGVFA
- a CDS encoding error-prone DNA polymerase, producing MTAYVELQVLTHFSFLRGASSPDELFSVAAKLGYPAIGIADLGSVAGVVRAWEAEKATGVRLIAGTRVDLSCGRRLLLYPTDRPAWSRITRLLTIGKRRAGKGACLLHWHELEAWSEGVIAILLPQEADAENAAALADLRAVYGRRAHMALFQRRRPDDAVRIDALARQAREAGVRAVVTGDVLYHAPDARLLQDVVTAIRHNCRVDDLGYRREVNADRALKSAGEMQRRFAAYPDALRASVDIAEACTFSLSDLTYHYPQEKVIEGLTAQQALEAMAQEALYAMFEGNPPQDYRDQIAHELKLIAELNYAPYFLTVHSIVAEARRRGILCQGRGSAANSCVCFVLGVTSIDPIKHELLFERFVSGERREPPDIDVDFEHERREEIIQWIFETYGRDRAALTAVITRFRARGAVRDVGKAMGLPEDLTSSLAGLVWGWSAEGVGEKQAEELNLDMSDRRLRLTLDLARQLIGVPRQSSQHPGGFVLTHDRLDDLVPIEPAAMADRQIIEWDKDDIDALKMMKVDVLGLGMLGCMNRAFTMLEESKGVKVGLADLQSDDPDVYAMIQKADTLGTFQIESRAQMSMLPRMKPRRFYDLVIQVAIVRPGPIQGDMVHPYLRRREGLEKPEYPRPELRAVLEKTLGVPLFQEQAMKVAIVGAGFTAVEADQLRRAMATFKMTGGVSHFSEKLIEGMVGRGYPRDFAERTFRQLEGFGSYGFPESHAASFAKISYASSWMKHHHPDVFCAALMNAQPMGFYAPAQIVGDARQHGVEVRPVCINASRWDCSLEPTRSRYHAVRLGLRQVRGLSNADGASIVSARGGVPFASVEDAWRRSGVPRAAIEKLADADAFRAFGSDRRKGLWKVRGLGEAPLPLFAAADRAAKVISAEGIEPDVALRPLTDGREVIEDYRSLQLSLRAHPLTFVREDLARRGVTRCADLANIRDGRKVEVAGIILVRQKPGSAKGVLFITIEDETGIANGILWPDRFEAQRRTVMSASMVGLKGRVQKEGEVIHVICDRIIDHGDLLHKVGEMAFPYQTGRGDGARHAGAPDRGDIVRPEVGWSPKPYNSYWPPHADGRDPEDVVRFKSHDFH
- a CDS encoding ImuA family protein; the protein is MQPVSSLVHPSIDALRALATPINDHRVMPFGVETLDTRLSSGGLRAGALHEATALSCSLVDDAAATLFLAGIAAREAHTAAAPVLWVSCRNDLYAPGLEQAGLVSADVIHAQPRDDAALLAVVEDAVRDGTPAAVVAEASKVSMVATRRLQLAAAEADIPVLLLRRHRSRDRDPLAETSAAWTRWRISSAPSERLGVAGVGRPRWLIELARQRGGEGFSLIVEGCDATGRLAVPAVPRHRTAETAGSVRRAAA